Proteins encoded together in one Catellatospora citrea window:
- a CDS encoding three-Cys-motif partner protein TcmP, which produces MDPHTQAKHELLKTYLGGWFPILSTYNGRIVFLDGFAGPGRYKGGQPGSPLIALETLLDHSYFPSMTQREFLFIFCEPHKGRADNLRAELQDLVQRRAPWPKNVKFDVIDDDFEGTARSILATLATQKANLAPTFAFVDPFGVSGLPMEVLANLMAFDRCELFVNYMVNPVVRFATAENIDDCLKGLFGTTEFLKAPAQGREKFLHDLYERQLKDVCKFSFVRSFGMKNKTGNTIYYLFYGTRSLKGLEIMKDAMWKIDPGGGYRFSDRLAGQDILFTEEDLIPGPLRNALASRFKNTTVTIAQIEEFVLVETPYRKAHIRKQALTPMEKARTITVKRPGRSGFPPGTTVTF; this is translated from the coding sequence ATGGACCCACACACGCAGGCGAAACATGAACTACTCAAGACTTATCTCGGCGGTTGGTTCCCGATCCTTTCCACCTACAACGGCCGTATCGTGTTTCTCGACGGCTTCGCGGGGCCGGGCCGGTACAAAGGGGGCCAGCCTGGCTCGCCGTTGATCGCACTAGAGACGCTTCTCGATCACTCCTATTTCCCGAGTATGACCCAACGCGAATTCCTGTTCATCTTCTGTGAGCCGCACAAGGGTCGCGCGGACAATTTGCGCGCCGAGCTCCAAGATCTAGTGCAGCGCCGTGCTCCTTGGCCCAAAAACGTCAAGTTTGACGTCATTGACGACGACTTTGAGGGCACGGCGCGCTCGATCCTTGCGACTCTCGCAACCCAGAAAGCCAACCTGGCACCGACATTCGCCTTCGTAGACCCCTTTGGCGTGTCTGGCCTCCCCATGGAGGTACTCGCCAACCTAATGGCATTCGATCGATGCGAGCTCTTTGTAAACTACATGGTTAATCCGGTTGTTCGTTTCGCGACAGCGGAGAACATTGACGATTGCTTGAAAGGGCTCTTTGGGACGACAGAATTTCTCAAGGCACCAGCGCAGGGGCGCGAGAAGTTCCTTCACGACCTCTACGAACGTCAGCTCAAAGACGTATGCAAGTTCAGCTTCGTACGTTCGTTCGGGATGAAGAACAAGACCGGAAACACGATCTACTACCTCTTCTACGGCACGCGGAGTCTGAAGGGTTTGGAGATCATGAAGGATGCGATGTGGAAAATCGACCCTGGTGGCGGGTACCGGTTCTCTGATCGGCTCGCCGGGCAGGACATCCTCTTCACTGAAGAAGATCTCATTCCTGGGCCGCTGCGCAACGCACTGGCCTCCAGGTTCAAGAACACCACAGTCACCATCGCCCAGATTGAAGAATTCGTGCTTGTCGAGACGCCCTACCGCAAGGCGCACATTCGAAAGCAGGCACTAACTCCGATGGAGAAAGCCAGGACGATCACAGTCAAGCGACCTGGGAGATCTGGCTTCCCCCCTGGAACCACAGTGACCTTCTGA
- a CDS encoding SigE family RNA polymerase sigma factor: MSRADDYDELYRACRGRLLGYVYALTGDVTEAQDAVQEAFIRAWQRWSTVSAHENPEAWLRVTATRIAISGWRRTRNRARAHVRHGAPLAVPGPDGDTVDVVAALRRLPEEQRVALALHHLVGMAIKDIAAETGAPVGTVKARLSRGRVALAGLLGTELEVRDV, from the coding sequence GTGAGCCGGGCGGACGACTACGACGAGCTCTATCGGGCCTGCCGCGGGCGGCTCCTCGGCTACGTGTACGCGCTGACCGGTGACGTCACCGAGGCCCAGGACGCGGTCCAGGAGGCCTTCATCCGGGCCTGGCAGCGCTGGTCCACGGTGAGTGCGCACGAGAACCCTGAGGCCTGGCTGCGGGTCACCGCGACCCGGATCGCGATCAGCGGCTGGCGCCGGACCCGTAACCGTGCCCGCGCGCACGTGCGCCACGGTGCGCCGCTGGCCGTGCCCGGCCCCGACGGCGACACCGTGGACGTGGTCGCCGCGCTGCGCCGGTTGCCGGAGGAGCAGCGGGTGGCGCTGGCCCTGCACCACCTGGTCGGCATGGCGATCAAGGACATCGCCGCCGAGACCGGGGCACCCGTCGGCACGGTGAAGGCACGGCTGTCGCGGGGGCGGGTCGCGCTCGCGGGTCTGCTCGGCACGGAACTGGAGGTCCGCGATGTCTGA
- a CDS encoding LPXTG cell wall anchor domain-containing protein: protein MRWKVLAGAVAALAWLAPAVPAAAAEPAQIGLSQACRLGQPVSYPDLRPLLDVDVDAMTDSEVRVKVNQILAASKGVYAQLPGVAQDALDGKKDGPEQDTRNFLKSRAQPVWHTDVRILTVQTINAAGPHLKEAVNKVLDDGSIGALLGYLNDGQHTARAQDYRDLVTEAKSTGGPEVGKAATAALAGTFEDLRVFLCSGWLAAHDKDQVTVTPTPTPTPASTPTPAQTVTPGGPTLPVTGTNTMVLLIVGASLVVCGVAGVVLARRRRA, encoded by the coding sequence ATGCGTTGGAAAGTACTGGCCGGGGCCGTCGCGGCCCTGGCATGGCTGGCACCGGCAGTGCCGGCGGCCGCCGCCGAGCCGGCCCAGATCGGTCTCAGCCAGGCTTGCAGGCTCGGCCAGCCGGTGTCCTATCCCGACCTGCGGCCGTTGCTCGACGTCGACGTCGACGCCATGACCGACAGCGAGGTACGGGTCAAGGTGAACCAGATCCTCGCCGCGAGCAAGGGCGTCTACGCCCAGCTGCCCGGAGTGGCGCAGGACGCGCTGGACGGCAAGAAGGACGGCCCGGAGCAGGACACCCGCAACTTCCTCAAGTCCCGGGCACAGCCCGTGTGGCACACGGACGTGCGGATCCTGACGGTCCAGACCATCAACGCGGCCGGCCCTCACCTCAAGGAAGCCGTGAACAAGGTGCTCGACGACGGCTCCATCGGGGCCCTGCTCGGTTACCTCAACGACGGCCAGCACACGGCACGTGCGCAGGACTACCGCGACCTCGTCACCGAGGCCAAGAGCACCGGCGGACCCGAGGTCGGCAAGGCCGCGACGGCCGCACTGGCGGGCACCTTCGAGGACCTGCGCGTCTTCCTGTGCAGCGGATGGCTTGCCGCGCACGACAAGGACCAGGTGACGGTCACGCCGACGCCGACGCCGACTCCGGCTTCGACGCCGACTCCCGCGCAGACGGTGACACCCGGCGGACCCACGCTGCCCGTCACCGGCACGAACACCATGGTTCTGCTGATCGTGGGTGCGTCCCTGGTCGTCTGTGGCGTGGCCGGAGTCGTGCTCGCCCGCCGCCGCCGGGCGTGA
- a CDS encoding SigE family RNA polymerase sigma factor, whose product MSQESDDDFAEYVSARLVRLHRTAYFLCGDTHTADDVVQATLLSLYGRWRHARSAENLDGYVYRIMTRRFLDLKRSRWARVLLRETVPERSHPADDSVEQRSSLIAALQQLPPGQRAVLVLRYFSDLSVEATAQALGCSAGNVKSQSSRGLATLRTILAVPEPAGATHRRGH is encoded by the coding sequence ATGTCGCAAGAATCCGATGACGACTTCGCCGAGTACGTGTCGGCACGCCTGGTCCGGCTGCACCGCACCGCGTACTTCCTGTGCGGAGACACCCACACGGCCGACGACGTCGTACAGGCCACGCTCCTTTCTCTGTACGGCAGGTGGCGGCACGCGAGATCGGCCGAGAACCTCGACGGGTACGTGTACCGGATCATGACCCGACGCTTCCTGGACCTGAAGCGGTCGCGCTGGGCCCGGGTGCTGCTGCGCGAGACCGTGCCCGAACGGTCGCACCCGGCCGACGACAGCGTCGAGCAGCGCAGTTCGCTGATCGCCGCACTCCAGCAACTGCCCCCGGGGCAGCGCGCGGTCCTGGTGCTCCGGTACTTCAGCGACCTGTCGGTCGAGGCGACCGCTCAGGCGCTCGGCTGCTCCGCCGGCAACGTCAAGAGCCAGAGCTCGCGAGGGCTGGCCACGCTGCGCACCATCCTGGCCGTGCCCGAGCCGGCCGGCGCGACACACCGAAGAGGTCACTGA
- a CDS encoding class I SAM-dependent methyltransferase has product MQTTPVEVIDYDANGYDYREYWSGRDYELWAEQRVLRRLVPKLGRPTWFADFGGAFGRNAGHYLARAEHAVIMDFSATNLRNAGERHAAEVATGKLHLVRADLYRIPFRDFAFDAGMVVRVLHHLSEVNRGLTEMSRTVGGRWLVDVPIKHHVLGLARGLRCGQLREVRSPAPVAMGVEEQFWNFQLGAVRDRLGDLGWRTSLGASVNNFRQWEKVAPRANKLARPFVHGMEVVAQTWGRGWWGPSQFLVARRHDPAQPAYDRPGGHTVDLPPELAGLARRMVCPVCVTRLNWTTSTATCTRCDHTYHRHGAFWDFVPPQ; this is encoded by the coding sequence ATGCAGACCACACCCGTCGAGGTCATCGACTACGACGCAAACGGCTACGACTACCGCGAATACTGGTCGGGCCGGGACTACGAACTCTGGGCCGAGCAGCGGGTGCTGCGGCGGCTGGTGCCGAAGCTGGGCCGGCCGACCTGGTTCGCCGACTTCGGCGGGGCGTTCGGCCGCAACGCGGGGCACTACCTCGCCCGCGCCGAGCACGCCGTGATCATGGATTTCTCGGCGACCAACCTGCGCAACGCCGGCGAGCGCCACGCCGCCGAGGTCGCCACCGGCAAGCTGCACCTGGTGCGCGCCGACCTCTACCGCATCCCGTTCCGGGACTTCGCGTTCGACGCGGGCATGGTGGTCCGGGTGCTGCACCACCTGTCCGAGGTGAACCGCGGCCTGACCGAGATGAGCCGCACCGTCGGCGGCCGCTGGCTGGTCGACGTGCCGATCAAGCACCACGTGCTGGGCCTGGCCCGGGGCCTGCGCTGCGGGCAACTGCGCGAGGTGCGCAGCCCGGCCCCGGTCGCCATGGGCGTCGAGGAGCAGTTCTGGAACTTCCAGCTGGGCGCGGTCCGCGACCGGCTCGGCGACCTGGGCTGGCGCACCTCGCTGGGCGCGAGCGTGAACAACTTCCGGCAGTGGGAGAAGGTCGCCCCGCGCGCGAACAAGCTGGCCCGGCCCTTCGTGCACGGCATGGAGGTGGTCGCGCAGACCTGGGGCAGGGGCTGGTGGGGGCCCAGCCAGTTCCTGGTCGCCCGGCGCCACGATCCCGCGCAGCCGGCGTACGACCGGCCGGGCGGGCACACCGTGGACCTGCCGCCCGAGCTGGCCGGCCTGGCCCGGCGCATGGTCTGCCCGGTGTGCGTGACCCGGCTGAACTGGACGACCTCGACCGCGACCTGCACCCGCTGCGACCACACCTACCACCGCCACGGGGCGTTCTGGGACTTCGTCCCACCCCAGTGA
- a CDS encoding MFS transporter encodes MTSKRRFALDLSPLRRRDFRLVYTAAGVSSFGSMITYVTIPFQLKQMTGDPLIVGLLGVVELVPLLFMAFVGGALADYMDRRKLVFWAEAALAGLTALLLVNALVGSPQVWLLFVIAGLSAAVDGIHRPAMDAMMPRLAPAEEMAAVGSLNSLRWQVAQIAGPTLAGLMIAKLDVAWVFGFDLATYAVALVCFGLVKAVAPPEAAERPSLRSVVEGIRYARSRPELIGTYLVDINAMFFAFPVALYPWVADRYGGASVLGLFYAALAVGSLLVTVTSGWTARVHRHGLAVLLAAGAWGLGIVLFGLAGSLWLALLGLVVAGASDMISGLFRGVIWNQTIPDHLRGRLAGIEMLSYLTGPMLGQTRAGLSARWWGYSGAVVWGGVLCVAGTGALAAALPAFLRYDGREGLARKQAEEAARAAELAALRPVDAPAAT; translated from the coding sequence GTGACGAGCAAGAGGCGCTTCGCGCTGGACCTGTCGCCGCTGCGCCGGCGCGACTTCCGGCTGGTGTACACCGCGGCCGGGGTCAGCAGCTTCGGTTCGATGATCACGTACGTGACCATCCCGTTCCAGCTCAAACAGATGACCGGCGACCCGCTCATCGTCGGCCTGCTGGGCGTGGTGGAGCTGGTCCCGCTGCTGTTCATGGCGTTCGTGGGCGGCGCGTTGGCCGACTACATGGACCGGCGCAAGCTCGTCTTCTGGGCCGAGGCGGCACTCGCCGGGCTCACCGCGCTCCTGCTGGTCAACGCACTGGTCGGCAGCCCGCAGGTCTGGTTGCTGTTCGTCATCGCCGGGCTGTCCGCCGCGGTCGACGGCATCCACCGCCCGGCGATGGACGCGATGATGCCGCGGTTGGCCCCGGCCGAGGAGATGGCCGCGGTCGGCTCGCTGAACTCGCTGCGCTGGCAGGTCGCCCAGATCGCCGGCCCCACCCTGGCCGGCCTCATGATCGCCAAGCTGGACGTGGCGTGGGTGTTCGGGTTCGACCTGGCCACCTACGCGGTCGCGCTGGTGTGCTTCGGGCTGGTCAAGGCGGTCGCCCCGCCGGAGGCCGCCGAGCGGCCGTCGCTGCGCTCGGTCGTCGAGGGCATCCGCTACGCCCGCAGCCGTCCCGAGCTGATCGGCACCTACCTGGTCGACATCAACGCGATGTTCTTCGCCTTCCCGGTCGCCCTCTACCCGTGGGTGGCCGACAGATACGGCGGCGCGTCGGTGCTCGGCCTCTTCTACGCCGCGCTGGCGGTCGGCTCGCTGCTGGTGACGGTGACCTCCGGCTGGACGGCCCGGGTGCACCGGCACGGCCTCGCGGTGCTGCTGGCCGCGGGCGCCTGGGGCCTGGGCATCGTGCTGTTCGGCCTGGCCGGCTCGCTCTGGCTGGCGCTGCTCGGCCTGGTCGTCGCGGGCGCCTCGGACATGATCTCCGGCCTGTTCCGGGGTGTCATCTGGAACCAGACCATCCCCGACCACCTGCGCGGCCGCCTGGCCGGCATCGAGATGCTGTCCTACCTGACCGGCCCGATGCTGGGGCAGACCCGCGCCGGGCTGAGCGCCCGCTGGTGGGGTTACAGCGGCGCGGTCGTCTGGGGTGGGGTGCTCTGCGTGGCCGGCACCGGCGCACTGGCCGCCGCCCTGCCTGCCTTCCTGCGCTACGACGGCCGCGAGGGCCTGGCCCGCAAGCAGGCCGAGGAGGCCGCCCGCGCCGCCGAACTCGCCGCCCTCCGGCCCGTCGACGCTCCGGCCGCCACGTGA
- a CDS encoding NUDIX domain-containing protein: MGAEDGWVNSYHGRMRAAMGDATLFFLGARGVIRDEQGRVLLIKRTDNGYWAFPAGAMELGESMRDCAIRETFEETGLKAGRATLFAFLSGPQYTFTNIFGDTYQHVSGSYLLTEISGELTPDPDEAADAGWFSPEDLPEPTSGAVRWTLDHLARFEETGQIYSD, encoded by the coding sequence ATGGGTGCTGAGGACGGCTGGGTGAACTCGTACCACGGCAGGATGCGCGCGGCCATGGGCGACGCGACGCTCTTCTTCCTGGGTGCGCGCGGCGTCATCCGGGACGAGCAGGGCCGGGTCCTGCTGATCAAGCGCACCGACAACGGGTACTGGGCCTTCCCCGCCGGGGCCATGGAGCTCGGCGAGTCGATGCGCGACTGCGCGATCCGGGAGACGTTCGAGGAGACCGGGCTCAAGGCCGGCCGGGCGACGCTGTTCGCCTTCCTGTCCGGCCCGCAGTACACCTTCACGAACATCTTCGGCGACACCTACCAGCACGTCTCCGGGTCGTACCTGCTGACCGAGATATCGGGCGAGCTGACCCCGGATCCGGACGAGGCCGCCGACGCGGGCTGGTTCTCCCCGGAGGATCTGCCGGAGCCGACCTCGGGCGCGGTGCGCTGGACGCTGGACCACCTGGCCCGCTTCGAGGAGACCGGCCAGATCTACTCCGACTGA
- a CDS encoding Ku protein: MRAIWKGAVSFGLVSISVKLYSATEEKDIRFHQVHRADGGRIKYQRVCSLDGEQVSYDQIAKGYDVGGGEIVVLTDDDFKNLPLTSSRAIEVLEFVPNEQIDPILYDKAYFLEPDGAAGVKPYLLLREALENVDRVAVVKVALRQRETLATVRVHEGVLVLNTMLWPDEVREAAFDFLDDEVKLRPQEIKMAASLVDSMSGDFRPEEFTDSYREALQQVIDVKIGKKDTVVQPTTEEPIAPTIDLMAALRESVERARAARGGAPAPEEKRTGHATVTPIKKTARAEPAEPAPKKAAARKAEPAKAASARAASATAAATKGESAQGEAKKSTAKKTTAKKAPAKKAKAA; this comes from the coding sequence ATGAGGGCGATCTGGAAGGGCGCCGTCTCGTTCGGCCTGGTCTCCATCTCGGTGAAGCTCTACTCCGCCACGGAGGAGAAGGACATCCGATTCCACCAGGTGCACCGCGCCGACGGCGGACGGATCAAATATCAGCGTGTCTGCTCACTCGACGGCGAACAGGTCAGCTACGACCAGATCGCCAAGGGGTACGACGTGGGCGGCGGCGAGATCGTGGTGCTCACCGACGACGACTTCAAGAATCTGCCCCTGACCAGCTCCCGCGCCATCGAGGTGCTGGAGTTCGTGCCCAACGAGCAGATCGACCCGATCCTCTACGACAAGGCGTATTTCCTCGAACCCGACGGCGCGGCCGGGGTGAAGCCGTACCTGCTGCTGCGCGAGGCGCTGGAGAACGTGGACCGGGTCGCGGTGGTGAAGGTGGCGCTGCGGCAGCGCGAGACCCTGGCGACGGTACGCGTGCACGAGGGCGTGCTGGTGCTCAACACCATGCTGTGGCCCGACGAGGTGCGCGAGGCCGCGTTCGACTTCCTCGACGACGAGGTGAAGCTGCGCCCGCAGGAGATCAAGATGGCCGCCTCGCTGGTCGACTCGATGTCGGGCGACTTCCGGCCGGAGGAGTTCACCGACTCCTACCGCGAGGCGCTGCAGCAGGTCATCGACGTGAAGATCGGCAAGAAGGACACCGTGGTGCAGCCGACCACGGAGGAGCCGATCGCGCCGACGATCGACCTGATGGCGGCGCTGCGCGAGTCGGTGGAGCGGGCCCGCGCGGCCCGGGGTGGCGCGCCCGCGCCGGAGGAGAAGCGCACCGGCCACGCCACCGTCACCCCGATCAAGAAGACCGCCCGGGCGGAGCCGGCCGAGCCCGCGCCGAAGAAGGCGGCGGCCCGCAAGGCGGAGCCCGCCAAGGCCGCCTCCGCGCGAGCCGCATCCGCGACGGCCGCCGCGACCAAGGGCGAGTCGGCGCAGGGCGAGGCGAAGAAGTCCACCGCCAAGAAGACGACGGCCAAGAAGGCGCCGGCGAAGAAGGCCAAGGCAGCTTGA
- a CDS encoding ATP-dependent DNA ligase, translating into MLATAGPLPSGPLWAYEVKWDGYRAVYAGGRFLGRSGRQLAGPALPPVPEVLDGELVAFDAAGLPSFHAMQQGAAPVYVAFDVIRPELTYDQRREVLDGLRLPAVCPAATVSPSFDDGPATVAAARELGLEGVMAKRRASRYQPGVRSPDWIKWKFVRTGDFVIGGWRAGARPLGALLIGTPLPDGTLRYRGRVGGGLTVRTERALLPVLRDLVRPASPFAGPAEPGTWVEPLLVAEVRYSEITPDGRLRFPIFLRLRPDKLPGDCLGEDCG; encoded by the coding sequence ATGCTGGCCACGGCCGGCCCGCTGCCGAGCGGCCCGCTGTGGGCGTACGAGGTGAAGTGGGACGGCTACCGGGCCGTCTACGCCGGCGGGCGGTTCCTCGGCCGGTCCGGGCGGCAGCTGGCCGGTCCCGCGCTGCCGCCGGTCCCCGAGGTGCTCGACGGCGAACTGGTCGCCTTCGACGCGGCCGGGCTGCCCAGCTTCCACGCCATGCAGCAGGGCGCCGCCCCGGTGTACGTGGCCTTCGACGTGATCCGCCCGGAGCTGACCTACGACCAGCGCCGCGAGGTGCTGGACGGGCTGCGCCTGCCCGCGGTGTGCCCGGCCGCGACCGTCTCACCGAGCTTCGACGACGGCCCGGCCACCGTCGCGGCGGCCCGCGAACTCGGCCTCGAAGGGGTCATGGCCAAGCGCCGGGCCTCGCGCTACCAGCCCGGGGTGCGCTCACCCGACTGGATCAAGTGGAAGTTCGTCCGCACCGGCGACTTCGTGATCGGCGGCTGGCGCGCCGGGGCCCGCCCGCTGGGCGCGCTGCTCATCGGCACCCCGCTGCCGGACGGCACGCTGCGCTACCGCGGCCGGGTCGGCGGTGGGCTGACCGTGCGCACCGAGCGGGCGCTGCTGCCCGTGCTGCGGGACCTGGTCCGCCCCGCCTCGCCGTTCGCCGGCCCGGCGGAACCGGGCACGTGGGTGGAGCCGCTGCTGGTGGCCGAGGTCCGGTACAGCGAGATCACGCCCGACGGCCGCCTGCGCTTCCCGATCTTCCTGCGACTGCGCCCGGACAAGCTGCCCGGCGACTGCCTGGGCGAGGACTGCGGATGA
- the ligD gene encoding non-homologous end-joining DNA ligase, whose translation MKVSVDSRELSLSNLDKPLYPDGTTKAEVIDYYHRIAPVILPHLADRALTRIRFPDGADRPGFFEKNAPVKKPAWVPVSPDGLIICQEPATLVWLANLAALELHTHQWKVGGPGPDRVVFDLDPGPPAGLDECRAVALALRERLAVDGREAFPKTSGRKGMQVSSTFAGTFDEVATYARDIAAEFAAAAKDMVTDQMAKELRPGKVFIDWSQNNQAKTTVCVYSLRAGPAPTVSAPLTWDEVAHGDFTAASFGPAEVLDRAARLGDLHAGLLTGP comes from the coding sequence ATGAAGGTCAGCGTCGACTCCCGCGAGCTGAGCCTGTCGAACCTGGACAAGCCGCTCTATCCCGACGGCACCACCAAGGCCGAGGTGATCGACTACTACCACCGGATCGCGCCGGTGATCCTGCCGCACCTGGCCGACCGGGCGCTGACCCGCATCCGTTTCCCGGACGGCGCGGACCGGCCCGGCTTCTTCGAGAAGAACGCCCCGGTCAAGAAGCCCGCCTGGGTGCCCGTGTCCCCCGACGGCCTGATCATCTGCCAGGAGCCGGCCACCCTGGTCTGGCTGGCCAATCTCGCCGCCCTGGAACTGCACACCCACCAGTGGAAGGTCGGCGGCCCCGGCCCCGACCGGGTGGTCTTCGACCTGGATCCGGGCCCGCCCGCCGGCCTCGACGAGTGCCGCGCCGTCGCCCTCGCGCTGCGCGAGCGCCTGGCCGTGGACGGCCGCGAGGCGTTCCCGAAGACCTCCGGCCGTAAGGGCATGCAGGTCAGCAGCACCTTCGCGGGCACCTTCGACGAGGTCGCGACCTACGCCAGGGACATCGCCGCCGAGTTCGCCGCGGCCGCCAAGGACATGGTCACCGACCAGATGGCCAAGGAGCTGCGGCCCGGCAAGGTCTTCATCGACTGGAGCCAGAACAACCAGGCCAAGACGACGGTATGCGTCTACTCCCTGCGCGCAGGCCCCGCACCCACCGTCTCGGCCCCCCTGACCTGGGACGAGGTCGCCCACGGCGACTTCACCGCGGCGTCCTTCGGCCCCGCCGAGGTCCTCGACCGCGCCGCCCGCCTCGGCGACCTCCACGCGGGCCTGCTGACCGGGCCCTGA
- a CDS encoding DNA repair helicase XPB produces MTNGPLIVQSDKTLLLEVDHPDATACRMAIAPFAELERSPEHMHTYRLTPLGLWNARAAGHDAESVVDALLRFSRYPVPHSLLVDVAETMDRYGRLQLLNDPAHGLVLRGLDRAVLVEVAKSKKVAGMLGAQLDPDTIAVHGSERGHLKQVLLKLGWPAEDLAGYVDGEAHPIALRQDGWQLRSYQREAVEHFQAGGSGVVVLPCGAGKTLVGAAAMADVSATTLILVTNTVAGRQWRRELLARTTLTEDEIGEYSGERKEIRPVTIATYQVLTTRRNGTFPHLNVFDARDWGLIVYDEVHLLPAPMFRFTADLQARRRLGLTATLVREDGKEGDVFSLIGPKRYDAPWKDIESQGWIAPADCTEVRVTLSDADRLTYAAIEAEEKYKFAATAKAKLPVIEALIERHSDEQVLVIGAYLEQLHEIGRYLEEKGVSAPIVHGGTTNKERERLFDAFRDGSVRTLILSKVGNFSIDLPEAAVAVQVSGTFGSRQEEAQRLGRVLRPKGDGRQAHFYTVVSRDTIDTEYAAHRQRFLAEQGYAYTIVDADDVLSGPAGG; encoded by the coding sequence ATGACGAACGGCCCGCTGATCGTCCAGTCCGACAAGACCCTGCTGCTCGAGGTGGACCACCCCGACGCCACCGCGTGCCGGATGGCGATCGCGCCGTTCGCCGAGCTGGAGCGCTCGCCCGAGCACATGCACACGTACCGGCTGACGCCGCTCGGGCTGTGGAACGCCCGCGCGGCCGGGCACGACGCCGAGAGCGTGGTGGACGCGCTGCTGCGCTTCTCCCGCTACCCGGTGCCGCACTCGCTGCTGGTCGACGTGGCCGAGACGATGGACCGCTACGGCCGGCTGCAGTTGCTCAACGACCCCGCGCACGGGCTGGTGCTGCGCGGGCTGGACCGCGCCGTGCTGGTCGAGGTGGCGAAGTCGAAGAAGGTCGCCGGGATGCTCGGCGCGCAGCTCGACCCGGACACCATCGCCGTGCACGGGTCCGAGCGCGGCCACCTCAAGCAGGTGCTGCTGAAGCTCGGCTGGCCCGCCGAGGACCTGGCCGGGTACGTCGACGGCGAGGCGCACCCGATCGCGCTGCGCCAGGACGGCTGGCAGCTGCGCTCCTACCAGCGCGAAGCGGTGGAGCACTTCCAGGCCGGCGGCTCGGGCGTGGTCGTGCTGCCCTGCGGCGCGGGCAAGACGCTGGTCGGCGCGGCCGCGATGGCCGACGTCAGCGCGACCACGCTGATCCTGGTCACCAACACCGTCGCCGGCCGTCAGTGGCGGCGCGAGCTGCTGGCCCGCACCACCCTCACCGAGGACGAGATCGGCGAGTACTCCGGCGAGCGCAAGGAGATCCGCCCGGTCACCATCGCCACGTACCAGGTGTTGACGACCCGCCGCAACGGCACGTTCCCGCACCTGAACGTGTTCGACGCCCGCGACTGGGGACTCATCGTCTACGACGAGGTGCACCTGCTGCCCGCGCCGATGTTCCGGTTCACCGCGGACCTGCAGGCCCGCCGGCGGCTGGGCCTGACGGCCACCCTGGTCCGCGAGGACGGCAAGGAGGGCGACGTGTTCAGCCTGATCGGCCCCAAGCGGTACGACGCACCGTGGAAGGACATCGAGTCCCAGGGCTGGATCGCCCCCGCCGACTGCACGGAGGTCCGGGTCACCCTGTCCGACGCCGACCGGTTGACCTACGCCGCGATCGAGGCGGAGGAGAAGTACAAGTTCGCGGCCACCGCGAAGGCCAAGCTGCCGGTGATCGAGGCGCTGATCGAGCGGCACTCCGACGAGCAGGTGCTGGTGATCGGGGCCTACCTGGAGCAGCTGCACGAGATCGGCCGCTACCTGGAGGAGAAGGGCGTGTCCGCGCCGATCGTGCACGGCGGCACCACGAACAAGGAGCGCGAGCGGCTGTTCGACGCGTTCCGCGACGGCTCGGTGCGCACCCTGATCCTGTCCAAGGTCGGCAACTTCTCCATCGACCTGCCCGAGGCGGCGGTGGCGGTGCAGGTGTCCGGTACGTTCGGCTCGCGCCAGGAGGAGGCGCAGCGCCTGGGCCGGGTGCTGCGGCCCAAGGGCGACGGCCGGCAGGCGCACTTCTACACGGTCGTCTCCCGCGACACCATCGACACCGAGTACGCCGCCCACCGCCAGCGCTTCCTCGCCGAGCAGGGCTACGCGTACACCATCGTCGACGCCGACGACGTGCTCAGCGGCCCCGCAGGCGGCTGA